The genomic DNA TGATCCTCAGTTACTACAAGAACTGACAGATCAAACTGCAAGCTATGGTATGATGGTACACAAACTACCTTATTGCTAAATATACTGACTAAAAGAGTAGATTTGAATGAATACCTCCCATCAGAGACAAAGAACTGGTGTAATGAGAAGCTCACagctgtcacggcgctctactaggatgatggaacgtccaactcatgggttctacctaggtagctatcgacgagaataatcaacatgaggaaggaagaaaggaggtaacgccatatttatcaacaaagcaataaagcaaacaaccacacctcacgtgataatcaaccaacgtgaccaggccgtcacattaccccccggcttcaataggcattgtcctcaatgtcatggtcaacccacaggtaagaaaacatgagaaggcaacaatacatgagacacttgaaaaagaaaaacacatgaacatgtccaaacatctccaaaaatcaatcatcgagatcattaaggtcatcaagacggtttgcctctaaccttgcaatcatctgctggttccatattttattggattccttgtgtgccttcatggaacaatccttcacccaatgatcagaggagccacatctcacacaggatccttgttgtcgtcgtctgttcctttcatctagggaggtggacgctgctgacagggagttgatattgatgacgctgaggtccataggatcagacttggtgtgagagccagattggtgtgattgagagtgggaaacattggtggaatttgagctgaaagaatgacttcccaattgttgaaccacacgaaggaaatcagtgtatgattttggaagattcaactgctggttgagacgtcctcggagagtaggattgaggcctttcctgaacgctgaaatcttggtgacatcaggccaatctttgccctttgcctcataaagaatcctctcaaacttggcgatgtaggctgccacagattcaccactatcctgctttaggactagtagataatcttcagcttcttgaaccttgttggggttgtcataaaccagagatagttgatcaaggatggtgttgtaatcccaggtgttggtgtcttctgcataagataactggggaagaactagagcttggactttgctttccagattcagatagacatagtagaactgagccactgcatcaccaatagctggagcatcaatcctaagcttagccttcatcgaagcaagccaggtatcaaacttcaaagattggccattgaatttctcgggatcagggaggcatggctttggtcgttgaagtggtttgggttcatttttgacggattcgatttcattctggagggcgcggatcgtagaagaaaattcgtttcggagttcttgaaaggggtccatgatctttaagaaagggatcgtgagcttgaatcttgaaaaacttaagtcttgagaacttgaaggggtgccagcatagtcgcaaccactggacttcttgaaagttgaacttgaatatgccaacaacagaagtttcagtcctgagctctagaaacttaactgaagcagcgcttgacttgacttgaggatgaacttgaggatggaaacttgaatggagacactgttatagcctggccagctcccgaactgcggcaccagcgaatcccttgaagggagaagcctttggtatttctctccctaaggtataaaaggaggatgttgattattatgtcacggcgctctactaggatgatggaacgtccaactcatgggttctacctaggtagctatcgacgagaataatcaacatgaggaaggaagaaaggaggtaacgccatatttatcaacaaagcaataaagcaaacaaccacacctcacgtgataatcaaccaacgtgaccaggccgtcacaacaGCTTTTGGTCACCGGTATACCAGAGTTGATGCTAGTGAATACTTTCCTGATGGATCAAGAGTACATTGCCAGGTATATTTAAGGCTTCGTGAGGCTTTAAATACACATATTACATCTGGGCTAGAGCCACACCTTTCATTATGTACAAAGCCAACAGGTGCATGGGATTGGAACTCTGAAATACAACAGGACATGACCATGATTAGAAGAGAACCAGATGATATTGATAGTGTTGACATCACTGGGGATGGAAAAGACATAGCTGCAGATGATAATAACTTCATTGGGGATTTGGATAGTCAATTTTAAGGATTACAATTTCTGCAAAAGGCTAATTTTGTTGCAACCGTTGCCGAGTACGCCCAGCTGGAGCATCCAGATGAAGTTCCTCTGGCTCCTGTAtctccagtagctcctgttCCTCTGCATATACCCCATCTAGAGTGGTTTGGTCTTCAGCCTCAGTTGAATCATTAACATGTTCTGGCGATTCAGATTTCTTGCTGTTCCTGTTAAGAGCAACCCTAGGTTGTACATATCGTAGTGGTGTTgtttggcttgattgggGGGATACTTGGGAATGGTTTCGCTTCCGTTGATATGTTTGTCTGGGTTTTTGAGGCATAGATTGCTCCTTCTAAGTAGTGTTAGCATGAAGATAGTATTAATACATAGAGACCTATACCTTAATCTTAggacccttttcttccttaaCCTTTtgacccttttctttcttaatCTTCATTGATGTATCCTGAGTATCCTCTACATCAGACAACTCCTCTTCACAgccaagaaagagaaagatttTGTTTGCAGAAAAGCATTCAGTCAAGATATGAGGAACTGGCAATTTGATTGCATCTGTTGGTATAATCTGCGGCTGTCCAATGCCCTTTTCAAATGTCTTTGCAATCATAATCTTGACTGGATTGTATTTTCTAAGAAGATCATCCCATCGTTGATAATTCCGTGCAAGGATAGGAATAAGATCATCTTCTGTCTCATAGGTATCGGCAGGTGTCAAATAGGCTCCGAAAGATGCTAATATAGTTAATGAGAATATATTAGCAATCAAACATCACAATCAATGTTGCAGCTTTCTTTAACTTACTCCTGCATTTCCACCGGTCGCCAAATCCCAAATCAAAGTCATATAGGAATCCAGTATAGATAATAACAGTAACACCAAATTTTTGAAGAGTAGGTTGCGCTGAATGGGTTCTTTGTGTTCGTGTTACTTGTGGACGGCTTGACAATATCTTAGAGCCAGCATGAGGTCGTATTTGTGTACTTTGTTGGGTTCGCTGAATTGACTGCTGCCGGGCAATCTCACTAGTTCGATCAAGCTGAGGAAAGGTTGATGATGTACTTTGATGTGCTGGAGGACTGCTTGATATTTCAATTGGAGTATTTCTCTTTCCAGAGGATTGGGTAGGTGTCTGTGGTAGAAAAATAATGTCCTGAGAAGTAGAAGTGTCAGGGTTTGTCATACCACAATATGGACATGAAATATCATCAGCACAATGAACAGCATGCTCAAAGTGCTCTTTCCGGCGACAGAATGGCGTCCATGGCTCTGACATATTGTGTATACATGTAGAGTGTGATTGTTAAGTTACCTGAGCCCTAAACTTATTGAGTGTGAGATTGAGTGTGAGATTATACTAGTGCCTTGGCATTATCTAACCGAGAAATCTGAAGTGGATAGGTCGGATGTATTGAAGCTTCAGGTGAAGATCGGGGAGTCAATAATCCGGACTGCATGGAAGCTATATATGAAGGAGAAATTCTATATCACAGAGAATGATATATTAACTATATACACCGTAATTGATAATCGAATGACTGCTTAgccatccaaatccaaagCATATGACTACAGTGTCTCCTTATGAAGAATCTACCCACCTCACTAATCAGACCTACTATTAATTCGACTCAATTGTCACCAGTCATCAAAATTAATCAATCGTTGAGTTAAATACACATTAACGAGTTAATTATCGCAGGTGAAGTGTCTTGGTAGGTTTGTCTAGGTGTGCAGAATCTTGGGAATTATACAACGATTATGAATTAATATGAATGTGTGGAATTTTGTATTTCCTGTGGCAATAAGTCATtttcgaaaaaaaaaggtttTGGCCATAACTCGCTTTCAGTCCGCCGTAGTAATCCACAAGCGAGCTGCGCACTTCCGACCTATGTCAGAAAACAAGAGTCTTTTCAACACCAAAAAAATGTATTTCTATATAAAATCTAATTACCATTGCGATTAGGACAATGAGTCCGTTTATGTCCTAAAATATTGCGATCACTACATCGTGGTGGTGCCCGTGCAGAGTGGTATTCTGCCATGGGCGCTGGTTCCGTAGATGTAGTAGGCatgacttcttcctcctggctccTTCCCTGTACAAGAGCCTGACCCTCCTGAATAGAAAGGCCTTCTCCAGCAGTGATCTGCTTCCTAGATCTCTTGCGCTTTTGAAGTTGTTTTTCATGTGAAGCTCGCAATTCCCGAATTTCTTGACGAGCAAGAATACCTTCATTTAAAGCCATTTCATGACCTTTGATCATCTTGTCCAACCGCATTTCTAGAAGAGATATAGGGCTTCCTGTATGCCTTTTAAGCAGAGTTTTAACTGTAGATGCCTGCTTTTCCAGTTGCCGCAAGTTATAAGGTGTCGTTGGTGCTGAATTGGTTGACTGACTGCCCGGTGGTGTAGGGGTCTTAAGTTGGACAGTAAAACGCCCAAGCACCTCCTCTGGATTGAATGGAACCAAGCCAGTAGCTTTAAATCCACTCTTGATATTATCCGGAGTAAATTCTTGCTTCCGAGCTTCTGGATACGCCTCAAGAAAGTCAAGTTTATCCATATGGTTGAAACCTTGCCGCATCCGATTTGCAACCCAGGATCTGTATGCTCCCTTTAAGGGTGAAAAACAGCTCACATCAAGAGGCTAGCAATAATTCGATGAATGAGGTGGCATACAAATAGGAATGATATCGTTCTCACTGCATACTTTATCGAATTCAGGGGTTAGATGGCTACCATGGCCATCTAGAATTAAGAGGCGGTATTTTCCAGTTGTGCGGCTAGTAGTCTCAGGAATGAAGACCTTTCGAAGCCAGCGGAGTCCAATTTGGTCTGATGTCCATCCATTAGGACTAACTTCGATCCTCCAGTTGTGTGGTAGCTTCGAATCTTGATACCAGCCCTCAATATGGACTGATCCTTTGAAGACGATGCATGGCGGCAAGGCCCAGCCcattgtcacgggctcggaatagtagataataacgaactgaattcctatctaaactattgtagccatcgacgagaatatcgaatctggagaagaaagaagaggaggaaatctatctaggtcatgaagaggttttaagaggattgttggcgacatgactggatggtgtttgtgatgtatcatccattgccgtagtgttgaaccgccatgtgagctatcatatgtgagccgtcacaatcTTGCATTTTGATAACTGCTCTATCAAATTTGGATGTGGGCACACTGCTCACAGCTCTTTACATCCAACCCTCAGTTTTGTTTACCAGATTATCTTTACTCACCAATACATATAGATCCACAATGCGGGTTTTCCATCCCTGGACTCATGACAAGCGCTAGAGACTAGTCCAGGACCGGACTCCAGATTATTGAATCAACATATTCTGGATTTGGATGCATACTAGCAGAAAAGACTGCGACGCTGCTCGGCTGGAACTATAGGTTATATCAATGCCGCTCAACTCCCAAAACATGCTAAGTGGGCTTCTCAGTTGTCATGCATCTATAAAGAGCTCAGACTGCGTctgtgtgacggcctggtcacgttggctaattatcacgtgaggtgtggttgtttgctttattgctttgttgataaatatggcgttacctcctttcttccttcctcatgttgattattctcgtcgatagctacctaggtagaacccatgagttggacgttccatcatcctagtagagcgccgtgacagtcTGGAATGAAAAAGGGCTATTTGTGAGTGCTTTCTAAAATACATCTTTAGGCAGTATTCCTACAATGTCATGGATGTTTTCCCAGGCAGGGAAGATCAAGCGGGTGATGAAGACCATGGTCTTACACACTTCTATATGGCGCGCGAGAAATATGTTGATGTGAAGGTATTCAATCTGCTGGGCTTAAGTAGTCCAATTTTCTCTACAGATAAATTTGTTGATGGTCTTGACTTTGCAGGCTTGGAGTTCCTCTTGCATTGTGATAAGGCAACAAACAGTATCCTGTATATGATATAACTATAtattgtgacggcctggccACGTTGGCTGGCTATCACGTGAGATGcagttgtttgctttgttgataaatacgGCGTCACcccctttcttccttcctcatgctgattattctcgtcgatagctacctaggtagaactcatgagttggatgttccattatcctagtagagcgccgtgacaattCCCAACTTCAAAAATCAGACTACTTGGCATCTGCACCTGCTGTCACAGAGCGTGAACGCTCGCTATATGCATAGCATGCTCGGTTACCTTGGCCTGTCTGAGTAGGGCATTTACTGAGCATGGACGCTCGCTAGTGGCATGACATGTTTAATTACTTCAACCTGTTTGGATATAGGGCAGGAACTTCTCACACACACTAGATAGCTCAGCGCTGGCAGGCCCAgcgtcttttctttccttcatgTTAGTATTTCgtcagatagtctaccagTAGATTATTATTGAATGAGACTGTCACACTTGCTCTTGCTTCTCCTTCTAAGTACACTGCACCCGAATCCTACCCACCTTCCACACAAATAACTTCTGGCGTTGTAATCCCCACAAAACAGATCATCCCCCGCTTTGCCTGCCCCATACTGAGGAACTAATGGATGATACACTGGAAGACTTGATACTGCGGTAGACAACATTGACTTTGGATGACATGCGGCGAAAATAGGCTTACATTTTGGTTTATCGCATGTGTTATAGTTCCGTGAGCAATACTGCGAGCATCCAGATGTTGGAAAAGGCAATATATAGTTCTGCTGTTAGGTCTCAGTTCTGTAAAAGCTAGCCCTGTGGCAATCTAGCTTACAAGAAAGTAAGTTACATCCTGCCCATCGGGTCCTCAATATCTCCATCAATAATCTTACTGCAAGTATCCATATCCACAGACCCATCAGCATGAAGATACTCAGGCCGACAATACAACTCCAACGCCTCCATACCACAGCTAGTGATGGAGTTCCAGAAATAAAACCCAAATCGGAATGGAACACGCCACTTCCACCAGATATACCCATCCTCGCAGACCCTAGCATGGCCAGGGATACTGGCATCCACATCCAGTTGCTCATGCGTTTCATCCCAGTATGACTTCTTTGTAGCATAATACATCAGAAGTGTCTCATCCTCCATAGACTTGCTGTCTAGAACAGCAATCCAGCGATTGGAAATACCTCCGGATCGACCATTTCTTTCAATCCATTCATGGATGAGATGACggacttcatcttctgtTTTGTCTTGGAAGTCGCTGGTGAAATCCTGAATGTCTGGTTTGGTGCCCTTTCTGTCAACTTCTGTTTGGTTTGCTGTTTGGAGGATGCAAAAAAGATCAAAAGCATATGGGGAGCCTTGGAGGCTTTCTTTTAGGAAGTG from Aspergillus chevalieri M1 DNA, chromosome 1, nearly complete sequence includes the following:
- a CDS encoding uncharacterized protein (COG:S;~EggNog:ENOG410PYU2); amino-acid sequence: MATILTVCTAQVPANVINHFLKESLQGSPYAFDLFCILQTANQTEVDRKGTKPDIQDFTSDFQDKTEDEVRHLIHEWIERNGRSGGISNRWIAVLDSKSMEDETLLMYYATKKSYWDETHEQLDVDASIPGHARVCEDGYIWWKWRVPFRFGFYFWNSITSCGMEALELYCRPEYLHADGSVDMDTCSKIIDGDIEDPMGRM